The following DNA comes from Corynebacterium lizhenjunii.
TACCGCAGGGGACCCCACCTTGTGGGATGATCCAGCCCATGCGCAGGCTATTACTACCCAGTTGTCGGCAGCGCAGGCCAAACTACGCAAGCTGGAGAACTTGCGCGGGCGCTTAGAGGACATGCCCGTGATGTATGAGTTGGCGGAGGAAGAAGGCGACACGGCGCTGGCTGATGAGGAGCTGACAGACCTGCGCGGGGCCATTGAGTCCCTGGAGGTGACCACCATGCTCTCTGGGGAATATGACCAACGTGAGGCTGTGATTAACATTCGCTCCGGCGCAGGTGGGGTGGATGCAGCGGATTGGGCGGAGATGCTCATGCGCATGTACACCCGCTGGGCAGATAAGAACGACCACAAGGTAGATGTTTACGACATCTCCTATGCAGAAGAGGCCGGAATTAAGTCCGCGACATTTGTGGTGCACGGGGAGTATATGTACGGCCAGCTTTCTGTGGAACAGGGCGCGCACCGCCTGGTGCGTATTTCGCCCTTTGATAATCAGGCCCGGCGCCAAACCTCCTTCGCGGAAGTGGAGGTGTTGCCGGTGGTGGAGCAGACCGACTCCATTGAGGTTGCCGACTCGGATGTGCGCGTGGACGTCTACCGTTCTTCTGGGCCGGGCGGGCAGTCGGTCAACACCACGGACTCGGCCGTGCGGCTGACTCACCTTCCCACCGGGATTGTGGTGACCTGCCAAAATGAGAAATCCCAGATTCAAAACAAGGCCTCTGCCATGCGGGTGCTCCAGGCTAAGCTATTGGAGCGCAAGCGCCAGGAGGAGCGTGCGGAAATGGATGCCCTGGGCGCTGGCGGCAACGCCTCCTGGGGAAACCAGATGCGCAACTACGTGCTGCACCCTTATCAAATGGTCAAGGACCTGCGCACGAACCTCGAAGTAGGGGATCCGGCGAAGGTCCTTGATGGTGACATTGATGCCTTTTTGGAGGCTGGTATCCGCTGGCGCATGGCGCAGCAGTCTGCCGATGCCGCCCCGAGCGGCCAGTCTAGCTAGGCCAGGCTAGCTAGGCTCGGCCAACCTGGGCGGGGCTCATTGTGCTGGCCGGGCAGAGGCGTTAGGCCGGGTAGGTCATCGGGGAACCCGGTCCCAGCGGAATACCGATGAGGTACCAGATGACGAAGAAGATGAACCAGCCCACCAGCATGGCAATCGAGTAGGGCAGGGCC
Coding sequences within:
- the prfB gene encoding peptide chain release factor 2, producing MRPETSTLLDQLHATLDSIEKVMDPQALAATVRELEATAGDPTLWDDPAHAQAITTQLSAAQAKLRKLENLRGRLEDMPVMYELAEEEGDTALADEELTDLRGAIESLEVTTMLSGEYDQREAVINIRSGAGGVDAADWAEMLMRMYTRWADKNDHKVDVYDISYAEEAGIKSATFVVHGEYMYGQLSVEQGAHRLVRISPFDNQARRQTSFAEVEVLPVVEQTDSIEVADSDVRVDVYRSSGPGGQSVNTTDSAVRLTHLPTGIVVTCQNEKSQIQNKASAMRVLQAKLLERKRQEERAEMDALGAGGNASWGNQMRNYVLHPYQMVKDLRTNLEVGDPAKVLDGDIDAFLEAGIRWRMAQQSADAAPSGQSS